Proteins from a genomic interval of Pirellulales bacterium:
- a CDS encoding HAD family phosphatase: protein MPPAFIYFDLGNVLCYFSRPQEIRQVAELSGVPEDKVKDVLIGSHAILWQYERGELNDEQFYSEFCRLTGSGPDMAALLQADSDIFTLNTALLPLVANLEDSQIPLGVLSNISPSHWRLVTDGRYGILPRAFQTFALSYEIGVQKPDEKIYRRATELAGVPAERIFFVDDIEKNVAAARRCGWDAVQYTSPDALEQELRRRGVHCNF from the coding sequence ATGCCTCCCGCGTTCATCTATTTCGACCTGGGCAATGTGCTGTGCTATTTCAGCCGGCCGCAGGAAATTCGGCAGGTTGCGGAGCTGAGCGGCGTGCCGGAAGACAAAGTGAAAGATGTACTCATCGGCTCGCATGCCATTTTATGGCAGTACGAACGGGGCGAGTTGAACGACGAGCAGTTTTACAGCGAATTTTGCCGCCTGACCGGCAGCGGACCCGACATGGCGGCGCTGCTGCAGGCCGATTCCGATATCTTCACGCTCAACACCGCCTTGCTGCCCTTGGTGGCGAATTTAGAAGATTCACAAATTCCGCTGGGCGTGCTGTCGAACATTTCGCCGTCGCACTGGCGGCTGGTGACCGACGGCCGCTACGGCATTTTGCCGAGGGCGTTCCAAACATTCGCGCTGAGTTACGAAATCGGCGTGCAAAAGCCCGATGAAAAAATTTACCGCCGCGCCACCGAACTGGCCGGCGTGCCCGCGGAGAGAATTTTCTTCGTCGACGACATCGAAAAAAACGTCGCCGCTGCCCGCCGCTGCGGCTGGGATGCCGTGCAATACACCTCGCCCGACGCCCTGGAACAAGAACTCCGCCGCCGCGGCGTGCACTGCAATTTTTAG
- the ilvD gene encoding dihydroxy-acid dehydratase, with protein sequence MLNKFSSRVTQPKSQGASQAMLYGTGLSEADMNKPQVGIASMWYEGNTCNMHLDKLAARAKEGVTAAGMVGMRFNTIGVSDGISMGTEGMCYSLQSRDLIADSIETVMHAQWYDANISIPGCDKNMPGCVMAMARVNRPALMIYGGTIKPGHMPRAGEGHAEGETLDIVSAFQCYGEFVAGRIDEATRKTIVQKSCPGAGACGGMYTANTMASAIEALGMSLPYSASTPAEDAGKADECIRAGAAIRNLLERDIKPRDIMTRRAFENAMVIVMALGGSTNAVLHLIAMARTAGVELGIDDFQHVSKRVPYIADLKPSGRFVQEDLHNAGGTPGVMKYLLDEGLLDGDCLTVTGKTLAENLAALPGLKAGQQVVQTVEKPIKKTGHIQILRGNLATEGAVAKITGKEGQRFEGPAKVFDSEEDMLAALEEKKIVKGDVVIIRYEGPKGGPGMPEMLTPTSAIVGAGLGKDVALLTDGRFSGGSHGFIVGHITPEAQEGGAIALLRDGDKIIIDAAANKIDVQLSGDELARRRAAWKAPAYKATRGTLYKYIKNVKNASLGCVTDE encoded by the coding sequence ATGCTCAACAAATTTAGTTCTCGCGTGACGCAACCGAAAAGCCAAGGGGCTTCGCAAGCCATGCTGTACGGCACCGGCCTGAGCGAAGCCGACATGAACAAGCCGCAGGTCGGCATCGCCAGCATGTGGTACGAGGGGAACACCTGCAACATGCACTTGGACAAGCTGGCCGCCAGGGCGAAAGAAGGGGTGACGGCCGCCGGGATGGTCGGCATGCGGTTCAACACCATCGGCGTAAGCGACGGGATTTCGATGGGCACCGAGGGGATGTGCTACTCGCTGCAATCGCGCGATTTAATTGCCGATTCGATCGAAACCGTGATGCACGCCCAGTGGTACGACGCCAACATCAGCATTCCCGGTTGCGACAAAAACATGCCCGGCTGCGTGATGGCCATGGCCCGCGTGAATCGACCGGCGCTGATGATATACGGCGGCACCATCAAGCCGGGGCACATGCCGCGGGCTGGCGAAGGGCATGCTGAGGGAGAAACGCTCGACATTGTTTCAGCCTTTCAATGTTACGGCGAATTTGTGGCGGGCCGGATTGACGAAGCGACTCGCAAAACCATCGTGCAAAAATCGTGTCCCGGGGCCGGGGCCTGCGGCGGCATGTACACGGCCAACACCATGGCCTCGGCGATCGAGGCCTTGGGCATGTCGCTGCCGTACAGTGCTTCCACTCCGGCGGAAGATGCGGGCAAGGCGGATGAGTGCATCCGGGCCGGCGCAGCCATTCGGAATTTGCTGGAGCGCGACATCAAGCCCCGCGACATTATGACCCGCCGCGCATTTGAAAATGCGATGGTCATTGTGATGGCCTTGGGCGGTTCGACCAATGCGGTGCTGCATTTAATTGCTATGGCCCGCACGGCAGGCGTGGAATTGGGCATCGACGATTTTCAACATGTGAGCAAGCGCGTACCGTACATTGCCGATTTGAAGCCCAGCGGCCGGTTCGTACAGGAAGATTTGCACAATGCCGGCGGCACGCCCGGCGTGATGAAGTATTTGCTCGACGAGGGTTTGCTAGACGGCGATTGCCTGACTGTCACTGGTAAAACGCTGGCGGAAAATTTGGCCGCGCTGCCGGGACTGAAAGCCGGGCAACAAGTCGTGCAAACGGTGGAGAAGCCGATCAAAAAAACAGGGCACATTCAAATTTTGCGCGGCAATTTGGCGACCGAGGGGGCCGTGGCGAAAATCACGGGCAAGGAAGGGCAGCGGTTCGAGGGGCCGGCCAAAGTGTTCGATTCAGAAGAAGACATGCTGGCGGCGCTGGAGGAGAAGAAAATCGTCAAAGGGGATGTGGTGATTATTCGTTATGAAGGACCCAAAGGCGGCCCGGGCATGCCGGAAATGCTGACGCCCACCTCGGCCATTGTCGGCGCCGGGTTGGGCAAAGATGTGGCACTGCTAACCGACGGGCGATTTTCCGGCGGCTCGCACGGCTTTATCGTCGGGCACATTACGCCCGAGGCTCAGGAAGGGGGCGCGATTGCTTTGCTCCGCGACGGAGACAAAATCATCATCGACGCTGCGGCCAACAAAATCGACGTGCAACTTTCGGGCGATGAACTGGCCCGTCGCCGCGCTGCCTGGAAAGCCCCGGCATACAAAGCCACCCGGGGCACGCTGTACAAATACATTAAGAACGTGAAGAACGCTTCGCTGGGCTGCGTGACGGATGAGTGA